A genomic stretch from Plasmodium reichenowi strain SY57 chromosome 2, whole genome shotgun sequence includes:
- a CDS encoding hypothetical protein (conserved Plasmodium protein, unknown function~part of same gene as PRSY57_0215800B~gap found within coding sequence) encodes DEKNEGDKKNKGDEKNECDEKNEGDEKNKGDEKNEGDKKNKGDEKNITNQNEIIKNKDPLNCHTKKKEAEKEMKKDYTKKISHNFDKTLQEEMNKIKKEHEIKESDIEFLVYNEEPHDVLNKYTFPN; translated from the coding sequence TGACGAAAAAAATGAGGgtgacaaaaaaaataagggtgatgaaaaaaatgagtgtgacgaaaaaaatgagggtgacgaaaaaaataagggtgatgaaaaaaatgagggtgacaaaaaaaataagggtgatgaaaaaaatataacgAACCAGaatgaaataattaaaaataaggaCCCTTTGAATTGTCATACCAAAAAGAAAGAGGcagaaaaagaaatgaaaaaggattatactaaaaaaatatcacACAATTTTGATAAAACATTACAAGAagaaatgaataaaattaaaaaagaacatGAGATAAAAGAAAGCGACATAGAGTTTTTAGTATATAATGAAGAACCTCATGATGtgttaaataaatacacaTTTCCAAATG